Proteins from a single region of Synchiropus splendidus isolate RoL2022-P1 chromosome 3, RoL_Sspl_1.0, whole genome shotgun sequence:
- the nktr gene encoding NK-tumor recognition protein isoform X2 produces the protein MGVKDRPQCYFDVELNREPVGRIVFQLFSEICPKTSKNFLSLCTGEKGTGKLTGKKLCYKGSTFHRVVKNFMIQGGDFTEGNGRGGESIYGGYFEDENFTLKHDKAFLLSMANRGKDTNGSQFFITTKTAPHLDGVHVVFGLVISGFEVIKKIEGLKTDSASRPYADVRVVDCGQLITKSANDVLEGKRKRSSCSVDSRDSSPRFSSSANSGSESDEKKKREKHKRQTKIKKSKRKRKATKTEPESEAFTLLPLSHSPVDKELLEKEVGEEKEQGGKREKPVVRPEEIPPVPENRFLLRRDMPSKEDKTDIVVKEELTLSTEQKPAVSKSGRKIKGRGTIRYHTPTRSKSRSASVEERGSSETPPHWKEEMKRTKVYQPPSGERWNKGEKWDDRSDSAWSRSQHSSPHSSTRSSSHHQHKKEKKKAKRKKKSKKRKHVKKKSTKSKPPEPILSEGERSPSSERRSRFSHSRSRSTSSLAQRRRQTSPSYSNSRSYSRSYTASRSRSRGKSWSYSRSKSFSRSRSRSYYRSRSRSRSRSRLRSKHRYRSPSSTRKMSRSPKRKKSSRTSHKPAETKVPAVSRSPKVSVPERAPIIPMSDSPPPSRWKPGQKPWKPSYINIQEIKAKVSSQRTTPPGKTGLDSTKSSQASAKQNNVLDESACESKHARRSLSRSSRSRSYSCSYSRSRSRSYSNSRSRSPHRLNSRSSSYSRSDSYNSETGSGKTKKPLSASIDNQEDLSGYGTIKSGKLVNVGTEGSLTESESRREKETFPVITLDKLSCPVKAERLKDKLEWDSDSDKQSQSNSATLPKPQKQNTLTIDQKSSGVAGWNSESDSENVTKTAVAVSDKEEGEASSESDSETVGKLNEAVSTLGPKNVAEDSVKDEETHKHRGRKKSKRKRKHKSKGQSKSSSHHSKSKKSKKKHQKQKTMFHWQPPLEFGEEEEEDESKRERPSPSKGVKERPSAEVGHGVSTIRHSTQENSRARHGTVQSAGKDTKPTGPHDSLGQSSGHEGNLNIKQESDMDICTPEHENMLETPVGHNSNNRNLSEPTQAAPVSNTACKNEPMTTEVVGRRQEVEDVKPLGSAINFKWKPLEGMASLQRSAPSVTLKASQLELSQSSAAPQGVRMEIKTSSRVRPGSLFDEVRKTVRLNQRPRNQESSSGESSASMEKSRSKSHTTSPRRSATRKSRSASSHKSRTRGWSHSSSRSRSRSSSYYSSRSRSRHRHDRGRSRSSTYRSYRSHRTYSRSHSRSHSYSRYRRSRSVSSESYTSRSRSVSRRRGRQRSDSYRSSDRTSWSYRSSSRSSSRHRSHSRSSRYS, from the exons ATGGGGGTGAAAGACCGCCCTCAGTGTTACTTTGATGTTGAGCTCAACAGGGAACCAG TTGGGCGGATTGTCTTTCAGCTTTTTTCAGAAATTTGTCCTAAGACCAGCAAAAACTTCCTCTCTCTGTGCACCG gtGAAAAGGGAACTGGCAAACTTACTGGGAAAAAGTTGTGCTACAAAGGCTCCACTTTTCACAGAGTTGTTAAAAACTTCATGATCCAGGGAGGTGACTTCACGGAAG GAaatgggagaggaggagaatcCATATATGGGGGCTACTTTGAAG ATGAGAACTTCACTCTCAAACATGACAAAGCCTTCCTGTTGTCCATGGCCAACCGAGGAAAGGACACCAACGGTTCACAGTTTTTCAT CACCACTAAGACAGCACCACATCTTGATGG AGTTCATGTCGTGTTTGGTCTTGTCATCTCCGGCTTCGAAGTCATAAAGAAAATTGAGGGATTGAAAACAGACTCCGCGAGCCGACCCTACGCTGATGTGAGAGTGGTGGACTGTGGTCAGCTGATTACCAAATCTGCCAACGATG TTCTCGAAGGCAAGCGAAAAAGAAGCTCTTGTTCTGTGGATTCACGAGACTCGTCACCCCGCTTCTCATCTTCAGCCAACTCTGGAAGCGAatctgatgaaaagaaaaaacgtGAAAAGCACAAGAGGCAAACTAAGATCAAAAAGtctaaaaggaaaagaaaagcaacaaaaactGAGCCAGAAAGTGAAGCTTTCACTCTTCTGCCACT CTCTCACAGTCCTGTGGATAAAGAGTTGCTGGAAAAAGAAGTGGGAGAAGAGAAGGAGCAGGGTGGCAAACGAGAGAAGCCCGTAGTTAGACCAGAGGAAATTCCGCCGGTACCCGAGAATCGTTTCCTCCTCCGACGAGACATGCCCTCCAaggaagacaaaacagacat AGTGGTGAAGGAGGAATTGACTCTTTCAACTGAACAGAAACCTGCTGTATCCAAGTCAGGACGGAAGATCAAAGGCAGAGGAACAAtc AGGTACCACACTCCGACCAGATCCAAATCACGCTCTGCATCTGTTGAGGAACGTGGCAGTAGTGAAACACCACCACACTGGAAGGAGGAGATGAAACGAACCAAAGTTTACCAGCCTCCAAGTGGAGAGAGGTGGAACAAAGGAGAGAA ATGGGATGACAGAAGTGACTCTGCATGGTCCAGGTCTCAACATTCGTCCCCCCACAGCTCTACCAGGTCCAGCAGTCATCATCAacacaaaaaggaaaagaaaaaagccaAACGAAAAAAGAAATCCAAGAAACGCAAGCATGTTAAAAAGAAGAGCACCAAAAGTAAGCCGCCTGAGCCCATACTCTCAGAAGGTGAAAGGTCACCATCATCAGAGAGGAGGTCGAGATTCTCACATTCTCGGTCACGTTCGACATCGAGCCTTGCTCAGCGTCGGCGCCAGACTTCTCCATCATATAGCAATTCTCGATCTTACTCTAGATCCTACACCGCGAGTCGATCAAGATCCCGTGGAAAATCCTGGTCTTATTCCAGATCAAAAAGTTTCTCTCGGTCTAGATCAAGGTCGTATTATCGTTCACGGTCCAGGTCTAGGTCTAGGTCCAGATTAAGGTCTAAGCACAGATACAGGTCACCGTCCTCTACCAGAAAGATGTCCAGATCCCCAAAACGGAAAAAATCTAGCAGGACGTCTCACAAACCAGCAGAGACTAAAGTACCAGCTGTTTCCAGGTCTCCTAAAGTAAGCGTCCCTGAACGGGCCCCTATAATCCCTATGAGTGACAGTCCACCTCCCTCTCGCTGGAAACCTGGCCAGAAACCCTGGAAGCCCTCTTACATAAATATTcaggaaatcaaagcaaaggtaTCTTCTCAAAGGACCACTCCTCCAGGCAAAACTGGTCTTGATAGCACAAAAAGTTCCCAAGCCTCAGCGAAACAAAATAACGTCCTCGATGAATCAGCGTGTGAAAGCAAACATGCGAGGCGTTCCCTCAGCCGCTCATCAAGAAGCAGGTCCTACAGCTGTTCGTACAGTCGCTCCAGGAGTAGAAGTTACAGTAATTCCAGGTCTCGATCGCCTCATCGTCTCAATAGCAGATCGTCTTCGTACAGCAGATCAGATTCTTACAACTccgagacaggaagtggaaaaacaaagaaaccatTGTCCGCTAGCATCGACAATCAGGAGGATTTGAGTGGGTATGGCACGATAAAGAGTGGTAAATTGGTGAATGTTGGCACTGAAGGTTCTCTCACTGAATCAGAAAGCAGGCGAGAGAAGGAAACTTTTCCAGTTATCACGCTTGACAAACTGAGTTGCCCCGTCAAGGCAGAGAGGCTTAAGGACAAGTTGGAGTGGGACAGTGACAGTGATAAACAGAGCCAAAGCAACAGTGCTACTCTTCCAAAaccacagaaacaaaacactttgaCCATCGATCAGAAGAGTTCCGGTGTCGCTGGATGGAATTCTGAAAGTGATTCCGAAAACGTAACAAAAACAGCAGTTGCTGTGTCAGATAAGGAGGAAGGCGAAGCAAGTTCAGAGTCCGACTCTGAAACTGTCGGGAAGCTGAATGAGGCTGTGAGCACTTTGGGACCCAAGAATGTGGCAGAAGATTCAGTGAAAGATGAAGAGACGCACAAACATAGAGGCAGGAAGAAAAGTAAACGTAAGCGGAAGCACAAGAGTAAAGGTCAGAGCAAGTCCAGTTCCCATCACAGCAAGTCAAAGAAGTCCAAGAAGAAACACCAGAAACAGAAGACAATGTTCCACTGGCAGCCACCTTTAGAgtttggagaggaggaggaggaagatgagtcCAAGCGTGAGAGACCAAGTCCTAGCAAGGGTGTGAAAGAGCGTCCCAGTGCAGAGGTGGGTCATGGAGTCTCTACGATTAGGCATTCCACTCAGGAGAATAGTAGGGCCAGACATGGGACAGTCCAAAGTGCAGGAAAAGACACAAAACCAACCGGTCCTCATGATTCACTCGGTCAAAGCAGTGGTCATGAAGGGAACTTGAACATCAAGCAGGAGTCCGATATGGACATCTGCACTCCTGAGCATGAAAATATGCTTGAGACTCCAGTAGGGCACAATTCCAACAACAGGAACCTTTCTGAACCAACGCAAGCTGCACCAGTGTCCAACACAGCCTGCAAAAATGAGCCCATGACAACAGAGGTTGTGGGAcggagacaggaagtggaggatgTAAAACCATTAGGTTCTGCAATAAATTTCAAATGGAAGCCTTTAGAAGGAATGGCATCACTTCAAAGGTCGGCTCCATCCGTCACCCTGAAAGCTAGTCAGCTTGAACTCAGTCAGTCCTCCGCTGCGCCACAGGGAGTACGAATGGAGATCAAAACCAGCAGTAGAGTCCGACCAGGATCCTTATTTGATGAAGTGCGTAAGACTGTGCGTCTCAATCAGAGGCCTAGAAACCAGGAAAGCTCAAGCGGTGAGAGCTCAGCCTCCATGGAAAAGTCAAGGAGCAAGTCACACACAACTTCCCCGCGAAGGTCCGCGACCAGGAAGTCTCGATCCGCTTCCAGTCACAAATCCAGAACCAGAGGCTGGTCCcactccagcagcaggtccagaaGTAGATCCTCCAGTTACTACTCCAG CCGTAGCAGGAGTCGACACAGACATGACAGAGGACGTTCACGCAGCAGCACCTACAGAAGCTACCGAAGTCACAG GACATACAGTAGAAGTCACTCAAGAAGTCATTCGTACAGTCGATACAGGAGGTCAAG GTCAGTGTCCTCTGAAAGTTATACCAGCCGAAGTCGCAGTGTAAGCAGAAGACGAGGCCGTCAAAGAAGCGACAGCTACAGGAGTTCAGACCGAACATCATG GTCCTACCGCTCCTCCAGTCGCAGCTCCTCCAGGCACAGGAGTCACAGCCGCAGCAGCCGGTACAGCTGA
- the nktr gene encoding NK-tumor recognition protein isoform X1 produces the protein MGVKDRPQCYFDVELNREPVGRIVFQLFSEICPKTSKNFLSLCTGEKGTGKLTGKKLCYKGSTFHRVVKNFMIQGGDFTEGNGRGGESIYGGYFEDENFTLKHDKAFLLSMANRGKDTNGSQFFITTKTAPHLDGVHVVFGLVISGFEVIKKIEGLKTDSASRPYADVRVVDCGQLITKSANDVLEGKRKRSSCSVDSRDSSPRFSSSANSGSESDEKKKREKHKRQTKIKKSKRKRKATKTEPESEAFTLLPLSHSPVDKELLEKEVGEEKEQGGKREKPVVRPEEIPPVPENRFLLRRDMPSKEDKTDIVVKEELTLSTEQKPAVSKSGRKIKGRGTIRYHTPTRSKSRSASVEERGSSETPPHWKEEMKRTKVYQPPSGERWNKGEKWDDRSDSAWSRSQHSSPHSSTRSSSHHQHKKEKKKAKRKKKSKKRKHVKKKSTKSKPPEPILSEGERSPSSERRSRFSHSRSRSTSSLAQRRRQTSPSYSNSRSYSRSYTASRSRSRGKSWSYSRSKSFSRSRSRSYYRSRSRSRSRSRLRSKHRYRSPSSTRKMSRSPKRKKSSRTSHKPAETKVPAVSRSPKVSVPERAPIIPMSDSPPPSRWKPGQKPWKPSYINIQEIKAKVSSQRTTPPGKTGLDSTKSSQASAKQNNVLDESACESKHARRSLSRSSRSRSYSCSYSRSRSRSYSNSRSRSPHRLNSRSSSYSRSDSYNSETGSGKTKKPLSASIDNQEDLSGYGTIKSGKLVNVGTEGSLTESESRREKETFPVITLDKLSCPVKAERLKDKLEWDSDSDKQSQSNSATLPKPQKQNTLTIDQKSSGVAGWNSESDSENVTKTAVAVSDKEEGEASSESDSETVGKLNEAVSTLGPKNVAEDSVKDEETHKHRGRKKSKRKRKHKSKGQSKSSSHHSKSKKSKKKHQKQKTMFHWQPPLEFGEEEEEDESKRERPSPSKGVKERPSAEVGHGVSTIRHSTQENSRARHGTVQSAGKDTKPTGPHDSLGQSSGHEGNLNIKQESDMDICTPEHENMLETPVGHNSNNRNLSEPTQAAPVSNTACKNEPMTTEVVGRRQEVEDVKPLGSAINFKWKPLEGMASLQRSAPSVTLKASQLELSQSSAAPQGVRMEIKTSSRVRPGSLFDEVRKTVRLNQRPRNQESSSGESSASMEKSRSKSHTTSPRRSATRKSRSASSHKSRTRGWSHSSSRSRSRSSSYYSSRSRSRHRHDRGRSRSSTYRSYRSHSRTYSRSHSRSHSYSRYRRSRSVSSESYTSRSRSVSRRRGRQRSDSYRSSDRTSWSYRSSSRSSSRHRSHSRSSRYS, from the exons ATGGGGGTGAAAGACCGCCCTCAGTGTTACTTTGATGTTGAGCTCAACAGGGAACCAG TTGGGCGGATTGTCTTTCAGCTTTTTTCAGAAATTTGTCCTAAGACCAGCAAAAACTTCCTCTCTCTGTGCACCG gtGAAAAGGGAACTGGCAAACTTACTGGGAAAAAGTTGTGCTACAAAGGCTCCACTTTTCACAGAGTTGTTAAAAACTTCATGATCCAGGGAGGTGACTTCACGGAAG GAaatgggagaggaggagaatcCATATATGGGGGCTACTTTGAAG ATGAGAACTTCACTCTCAAACATGACAAAGCCTTCCTGTTGTCCATGGCCAACCGAGGAAAGGACACCAACGGTTCACAGTTTTTCAT CACCACTAAGACAGCACCACATCTTGATGG AGTTCATGTCGTGTTTGGTCTTGTCATCTCCGGCTTCGAAGTCATAAAGAAAATTGAGGGATTGAAAACAGACTCCGCGAGCCGACCCTACGCTGATGTGAGAGTGGTGGACTGTGGTCAGCTGATTACCAAATCTGCCAACGATG TTCTCGAAGGCAAGCGAAAAAGAAGCTCTTGTTCTGTGGATTCACGAGACTCGTCACCCCGCTTCTCATCTTCAGCCAACTCTGGAAGCGAatctgatgaaaagaaaaaacgtGAAAAGCACAAGAGGCAAACTAAGATCAAAAAGtctaaaaggaaaagaaaagcaacaaaaactGAGCCAGAAAGTGAAGCTTTCACTCTTCTGCCACT CTCTCACAGTCCTGTGGATAAAGAGTTGCTGGAAAAAGAAGTGGGAGAAGAGAAGGAGCAGGGTGGCAAACGAGAGAAGCCCGTAGTTAGACCAGAGGAAATTCCGCCGGTACCCGAGAATCGTTTCCTCCTCCGACGAGACATGCCCTCCAaggaagacaaaacagacat AGTGGTGAAGGAGGAATTGACTCTTTCAACTGAACAGAAACCTGCTGTATCCAAGTCAGGACGGAAGATCAAAGGCAGAGGAACAAtc AGGTACCACACTCCGACCAGATCCAAATCACGCTCTGCATCTGTTGAGGAACGTGGCAGTAGTGAAACACCACCACACTGGAAGGAGGAGATGAAACGAACCAAAGTTTACCAGCCTCCAAGTGGAGAGAGGTGGAACAAAGGAGAGAA ATGGGATGACAGAAGTGACTCTGCATGGTCCAGGTCTCAACATTCGTCCCCCCACAGCTCTACCAGGTCCAGCAGTCATCATCAacacaaaaaggaaaagaaaaaagccaAACGAAAAAAGAAATCCAAGAAACGCAAGCATGTTAAAAAGAAGAGCACCAAAAGTAAGCCGCCTGAGCCCATACTCTCAGAAGGTGAAAGGTCACCATCATCAGAGAGGAGGTCGAGATTCTCACATTCTCGGTCACGTTCGACATCGAGCCTTGCTCAGCGTCGGCGCCAGACTTCTCCATCATATAGCAATTCTCGATCTTACTCTAGATCCTACACCGCGAGTCGATCAAGATCCCGTGGAAAATCCTGGTCTTATTCCAGATCAAAAAGTTTCTCTCGGTCTAGATCAAGGTCGTATTATCGTTCACGGTCCAGGTCTAGGTCTAGGTCCAGATTAAGGTCTAAGCACAGATACAGGTCACCGTCCTCTACCAGAAAGATGTCCAGATCCCCAAAACGGAAAAAATCTAGCAGGACGTCTCACAAACCAGCAGAGACTAAAGTACCAGCTGTTTCCAGGTCTCCTAAAGTAAGCGTCCCTGAACGGGCCCCTATAATCCCTATGAGTGACAGTCCACCTCCCTCTCGCTGGAAACCTGGCCAGAAACCCTGGAAGCCCTCTTACATAAATATTcaggaaatcaaagcaaaggtaTCTTCTCAAAGGACCACTCCTCCAGGCAAAACTGGTCTTGATAGCACAAAAAGTTCCCAAGCCTCAGCGAAACAAAATAACGTCCTCGATGAATCAGCGTGTGAAAGCAAACATGCGAGGCGTTCCCTCAGCCGCTCATCAAGAAGCAGGTCCTACAGCTGTTCGTACAGTCGCTCCAGGAGTAGAAGTTACAGTAATTCCAGGTCTCGATCGCCTCATCGTCTCAATAGCAGATCGTCTTCGTACAGCAGATCAGATTCTTACAACTccgagacaggaagtggaaaaacaaagaaaccatTGTCCGCTAGCATCGACAATCAGGAGGATTTGAGTGGGTATGGCACGATAAAGAGTGGTAAATTGGTGAATGTTGGCACTGAAGGTTCTCTCACTGAATCAGAAAGCAGGCGAGAGAAGGAAACTTTTCCAGTTATCACGCTTGACAAACTGAGTTGCCCCGTCAAGGCAGAGAGGCTTAAGGACAAGTTGGAGTGGGACAGTGACAGTGATAAACAGAGCCAAAGCAACAGTGCTACTCTTCCAAAaccacagaaacaaaacactttgaCCATCGATCAGAAGAGTTCCGGTGTCGCTGGATGGAATTCTGAAAGTGATTCCGAAAACGTAACAAAAACAGCAGTTGCTGTGTCAGATAAGGAGGAAGGCGAAGCAAGTTCAGAGTCCGACTCTGAAACTGTCGGGAAGCTGAATGAGGCTGTGAGCACTTTGGGACCCAAGAATGTGGCAGAAGATTCAGTGAAAGATGAAGAGACGCACAAACATAGAGGCAGGAAGAAAAGTAAACGTAAGCGGAAGCACAAGAGTAAAGGTCAGAGCAAGTCCAGTTCCCATCACAGCAAGTCAAAGAAGTCCAAGAAGAAACACCAGAAACAGAAGACAATGTTCCACTGGCAGCCACCTTTAGAgtttggagaggaggaggaggaagatgagtcCAAGCGTGAGAGACCAAGTCCTAGCAAGGGTGTGAAAGAGCGTCCCAGTGCAGAGGTGGGTCATGGAGTCTCTACGATTAGGCATTCCACTCAGGAGAATAGTAGGGCCAGACATGGGACAGTCCAAAGTGCAGGAAAAGACACAAAACCAACCGGTCCTCATGATTCACTCGGTCAAAGCAGTGGTCATGAAGGGAACTTGAACATCAAGCAGGAGTCCGATATGGACATCTGCACTCCTGAGCATGAAAATATGCTTGAGACTCCAGTAGGGCACAATTCCAACAACAGGAACCTTTCTGAACCAACGCAAGCTGCACCAGTGTCCAACACAGCCTGCAAAAATGAGCCCATGACAACAGAGGTTGTGGGAcggagacaggaagtggaggatgTAAAACCATTAGGTTCTGCAATAAATTTCAAATGGAAGCCTTTAGAAGGAATGGCATCACTTCAAAGGTCGGCTCCATCCGTCACCCTGAAAGCTAGTCAGCTTGAACTCAGTCAGTCCTCCGCTGCGCCACAGGGAGTACGAATGGAGATCAAAACCAGCAGTAGAGTCCGACCAGGATCCTTATTTGATGAAGTGCGTAAGACTGTGCGTCTCAATCAGAGGCCTAGAAACCAGGAAAGCTCAAGCGGTGAGAGCTCAGCCTCCATGGAAAAGTCAAGGAGCAAGTCACACACAACTTCCCCGCGAAGGTCCGCGACCAGGAAGTCTCGATCCGCTTCCAGTCACAAATCCAGAACCAGAGGCTGGTCCcactccagcagcaggtccagaaGTAGATCCTCCAGTTACTACTCCAG CCGTAGCAGGAGTCGACACAGACATGACAGAGGACGTTCACGCAGCAGCACCTACAGAAGCTACCGAAGTCACAG CAGGACATACAGTAGAAGTCACTCAAGAAGTCATTCGTACAGTCGATACAGGAGGTCAAG GTCAGTGTCCTCTGAAAGTTATACCAGCCGAAGTCGCAGTGTAAGCAGAAGACGAGGCCGTCAAAGAAGCGACAGCTACAGGAGTTCAGACCGAACATCATG GTCCTACCGCTCCTCCAGTCGCAGCTCCTCCAGGCACAGGAGTCACAGCCGCAGCAGCCGGTACAGCTGA